A single region of the Thermoleophilum album genome encodes:
- a CDS encoding TetR/AcrR family transcriptional regulator: MVGEVEASAVRSGERRLDGDKARRIIQAMRKSVGQRGAAASTFDRVAREAGVSRGLLHYYFGSKERLLAEVVRHDCEVRLEQLDKRLAGATTVEDVVKALVEQLEAFLGEDPENQAVIYELLSASRRSPEIRAELAQLYRRWRDHLAQALREKEEQGVLRLAGDPEAVASVLYALADGMGIQLLADPDWDSSKVFEFGMRMLRDLLAAPA; the protein is encoded by the coding sequence GTGGTGGGCGAGGTGGAAGCTTCAGCGGTTCGCAGCGGCGAGCGTCGGCTTGATGGCGACAAGGCCCGACGGATCATCCAGGCGATGCGCAAGAGCGTCGGGCAGCGCGGCGCGGCTGCCTCGACGTTCGATCGCGTCGCTCGCGAAGCAGGCGTCTCGCGCGGCTTGCTCCACTACTACTTCGGCTCGAAAGAGCGACTCCTCGCCGAGGTGGTGCGCCACGACTGCGAGGTGCGGCTCGAGCAGCTCGACAAGCGCCTGGCTGGCGCGACGACGGTCGAGGATGTCGTCAAGGCGCTCGTCGAGCAGCTCGAGGCGTTTCTCGGTGAGGACCCCGAGAACCAGGCGGTCATCTACGAGCTACTGAGCGCTTCCCGCCGCAGTCCCGAGATCCGCGCCGAGCTCGCCCAGCTCTACAGGCGCTGGCGCGATCACCTGGCGCAAGCGCTGCGTGAGAAAGAGGAGCAGGGCGTGCTGCGGCTCGCGGGCGACCCCGAAGCGGTCGCTTCGGTGCTGTACGCGCTCGCCGACGGCATGGGCATCCAACTGCTGGCGGACCCCGACTGGGACTCGAGCAAGGTGTTCGAGTTCGGGATGCGGATGCTCCGCGACCTGCTCGCCGCCCCGGCGTAA
- a CDS encoding MMPL family transporter, whose protein sequence is MQALIERIHGLVVRRWPVVLLVWLAVIAVSLPFAARQTEHLTSGGFSVPGSQSQRVDELLGRFERVPGGAAAIVIEAARGSSTRAVDRELERAARIVERFRRARLAAGAYAAAKGRLARASDGARLPRGLVLVLPVQLGIGDSDASADAAELRRQLDVGRRGQVALYFAGEGGLSAALQEQSRRDLHDAELVGFPLIAFVLLRVFGSFAAMGLPLALGFAAVSLAGAVIWALSQLFTMSVFVTNMASMIGLGVAVDYSLFVLARYREELARGAARREALRVALGTSGIAVAFAGLTVVLALASLFLVDSRLIRSMAVGAVIVVVLSIAGALTLLPALALVAGRRLRPRPGLLQRARSRVARRRGGRGRDEERYEGANTGPWQRWTEAVVRRPLLAALASAALMLALAAPALSMRLGDGIKNQLPANSFDVRGQELAERVLGPRASGPLLVAFEARGANTFSRPPARAELERWRRWLARQPHVAVVERPLFDRAQRTALIAVYSRGGAESAGARALLGTLRSQGAERIATTARLSVGGATAAMEDFRALVAGSLWKVLVFVAVLSSLVLVVLLRSLVLPLKAAVMNLLSVGAAYGVLTAVFQHGWLEPLGVAAHGHVHSVTPTLLLAITFGLSMDYEVFLLTRVKERYAVHGDTVRAVAEGLQASARTISSAALIMVAVFAVFAFVGVPTIREMGLGLAVAIALDATVVRLVLVPAMMVLFGRWNWWLPAWLERLLPRVDAHPEVRAPALAAHES, encoded by the coding sequence GTGCAAGCGCTGATCGAACGCATCCACGGCCTAGTCGTTCGCCGCTGGCCGGTGGTGCTGCTCGTGTGGCTCGCGGTGATCGCCGTATCGCTGCCCTTCGCCGCCCGCCAGACCGAGCACCTGACGAGCGGCGGCTTCTCCGTGCCCGGCTCCCAGTCGCAACGTGTCGACGAGCTCCTCGGCCGTTTCGAGCGCGTGCCGGGCGGAGCGGCGGCGATCGTGATCGAGGCGGCGCGCGGCTCCTCGACCCGAGCCGTCGACCGTGAGCTCGAGCGCGCGGCCCGGATCGTCGAGCGGTTCCGCCGTGCGCGCCTCGCGGCCGGGGCCTACGCCGCGGCCAAGGGGCGACTTGCGCGCGCGAGCGACGGCGCTCGCTTGCCACGCGGTTTGGTGCTGGTTCTACCCGTACAGCTTGGTATCGGCGACAGCGACGCGAGCGCCGACGCCGCCGAGTTGCGCCGCCAGCTCGACGTCGGCCGACGCGGCCAGGTTGCCCTCTACTTCGCAGGAGAGGGTGGGCTGTCTGCCGCTCTCCAAGAGCAGTCGCGCCGCGATCTCCACGACGCCGAGCTGGTCGGTTTCCCGCTCATCGCCTTCGTGCTTTTGCGCGTCTTCGGTTCCTTCGCGGCGATGGGGCTGCCGTTGGCGCTCGGGTTCGCTGCGGTGTCGCTCGCCGGAGCGGTGATCTGGGCGCTCTCGCAGCTTTTCACGATGTCGGTGTTCGTCACCAACATGGCGTCGATGATCGGGCTCGGCGTGGCGGTCGATTACTCCCTGTTCGTGCTCGCCCGCTATCGCGAAGAGCTGGCGCGGGGCGCTGCGCGCCGCGAAGCGCTGCGCGTCGCGCTCGGCACGTCAGGCATCGCCGTGGCGTTTGCCGGTCTCACCGTGGTGCTCGCGCTCGCCTCGCTGTTTTTGGTCGACTCGCGACTGATCCGCTCGATGGCGGTGGGGGCGGTGATCGTCGTTGTGCTCTCGATAGCCGGTGCGCTGACACTGCTGCCAGCGCTGGCGCTCGTCGCTGGCCGCCGTTTGCGACCGCGCCCCGGACTGCTGCAGCGCGCGCGGTCGCGCGTCGCTCGCCGCCGCGGCGGCCGTGGGCGGGACGAGGAGCGGTACGAGGGGGCCAACACCGGCCCCTGGCAGCGCTGGACCGAGGCTGTCGTCCGCCGACCGCTGCTCGCAGCTCTCGCCAGCGCTGCGTTGATGTTGGCCCTCGCTGCTCCGGCACTGTCAATGCGTCTCGGCGACGGCATCAAGAACCAGCTGCCGGCCAACAGTTTCGACGTCCGCGGGCAGGAGCTCGCCGAGCGGGTGCTCGGTCCGCGCGCCTCGGGTCCCTTGCTCGTCGCCTTCGAGGCACGGGGCGCAAACACTTTCTCGCGGCCGCCGGCGCGCGCTGAGCTCGAGCGCTGGCGACGTTGGCTTGCGCGCCAGCCGCACGTCGCCGTGGTCGAGCGGCCGCTTTTCGACCGCGCTCAACGCACCGCCTTGATCGCCGTCTACAGCCGTGGCGGCGCCGAAAGCGCGGGGGCGCGCGCCCTGCTCGGGACGTTGCGCTCGCAGGGTGCGGAGCGCATCGCCACGACCGCTCGCCTCTCGGTGGGCGGTGCGACGGCGGCGATGGAGGACTTTCGGGCGCTGGTTGCCGGTTCGCTGTGGAAGGTGCTGGTGTTCGTGGCTGTTCTCAGCTCGCTGGTGCTTGTCGTTTTGCTGCGCTCTCTGGTTTTGCCGCTCAAGGCGGCGGTGATGAACTTGCTGTCGGTCGGCGCGGCGTACGGCGTGCTCACGGCCGTGTTCCAGCACGGCTGGCTCGAGCCGCTCGGCGTCGCCGCCCACGGTCACGTTCATTCGGTGACGCCGACGCTGCTTCTGGCGATCACCTTTGGCTTGTCGATGGACTACGAGGTCTTTCTACTCACGCGTGTCAAGGAGCGCTACGCAGTCCACGGCGACACGGTGCGGGCGGTCGCCGAGGGGCTTCAGGCCAGCGCGCGCACGATCTCGAGCGCGGCGTTGATCATGGTCGCGGTGTTCGCCGTCTTCGCCTTCGTCGGGGTGCCGACGATCCGCGAGATGGGCCTCGGTTTGGCGGTGGCGATCGCTCTCGACGCGACGGTCGTGCGCCTCGTGCTGGTGCCAGCGATGATGGTGCTGTTCGGCCGCTGGAACTGGTGGCTACCGGCGTGGCTCGAGCGGCTCTTGCCGCGCGTCGACGCCCACCCGGAAGTGCGCGCACCGGCGCTCGCCGCGCACGAGAGCTAG
- a CDS encoding glycine--tRNA ligase: MAEAKPRTVTMEQVVALCKRRGFVFQSSEIYGGLASTYDYAHYGVLLKQNVKQEWWRAVLQERDDMVALDAAILMHPRVWEASGHLEGFTDPLVQCLGKCKKRWREDELRAAQLGSDRAEGEIRCPECGGELTEPRQFNLMFKTHMGPVEEEAAVVYLRPETAQGIFVNFRNVLQFARRKPPFGIAQVGKAFRNEITPGNFIFRTREFEQMEIEFFVPPAEAEQWHRYWMEERLRWYRELGIRAEHLRLRAHGPDELSHYSSATSDIEYLFPMGWAELEGIANRGDYDLRRHAEFSGEKLEYVDTATGERYVPHVIEPSAGADRALLAFLVDAYDEEEVEGRKRTVLRLHPRLAPVKLAVLPLVSRDGMPERARRIYEELRAHFFCEYDEGGSIGRRYRRQDEIGTPWCATVDGQTLEDDTVTLRDRDTLQQVRVPAAALRDELARRLQAPWTRPV, translated from the coding sequence ATGGCCGAGGCTAAACCGCGAACGGTCACGATGGAGCAGGTCGTCGCGCTCTGCAAGCGCCGCGGTTTCGTCTTCCAGTCGTCGGAGATTTACGGCGGGCTCGCGTCGACCTACGACTACGCCCACTACGGCGTGCTGCTCAAGCAGAACGTCAAGCAGGAGTGGTGGCGCGCGGTGCTGCAGGAGCGCGACGACATGGTCGCGTTGGATGCAGCGATCCTCATGCACCCGCGCGTGTGGGAGGCGTCCGGCCACCTCGAAGGGTTCACTGACCCGCTCGTGCAGTGTCTTGGCAAGTGCAAGAAGCGCTGGCGCGAAGACGAGCTGCGCGCCGCCCAGCTCGGCTCCGACCGCGCCGAAGGCGAGATCCGCTGTCCCGAGTGCGGCGGCGAGCTGACCGAGCCACGCCAGTTCAACCTCATGTTCAAGACGCACATGGGGCCGGTCGAGGAGGAGGCGGCGGTCGTCTACCTGCGCCCGGAAACGGCGCAGGGGATCTTCGTCAACTTCCGCAACGTCTTGCAGTTCGCGCGCCGCAAGCCGCCGTTCGGCATCGCCCAGGTCGGCAAGGCCTTCCGCAACGAGATCACCCCGGGGAACTTCATCTTCCGCACGCGCGAGTTCGAGCAGATGGAGATCGAGTTCTTCGTGCCGCCGGCGGAAGCCGAGCAGTGGCACCGCTACTGGATGGAGGAGCGGCTGCGCTGGTACCGCGAGCTCGGGATCCGCGCCGAGCACCTGCGGCTGCGCGCCCACGGACCGGACGAGCTCTCCCACTACTCGAGCGCGACGTCGGACATCGAGTACCTGTTCCCGATGGGCTGGGCCGAGCTCGAGGGCATCGCCAACCGCGGCGACTACGACCTGCGCCGCCACGCCGAGTTCTCGGGCGAGAAGCTCGAGTACGTAGACACGGCCACCGGCGAGCGTTACGTGCCGCACGTGATCGAGCCGTCGGCAGGCGCCGACCGCGCGTTGCTCGCTTTCCTCGTCGACGCCTACGACGAGGAGGAGGTCGAGGGACGCAAGCGCACGGTGCTGCGCCTGCATCCGCGCCTTGCGCCCGTGAAGCTCGCCGTACTGCCGCTGGTGTCGCGCGACGGCATGCCCGAACGCGCGCGCCGCATCTACGAAGAGCTGCGCGCGCACTTCTTCTGCGAGTACGACGAAGGCGGTTCGATCGGCCGCCGCTACCGCCGCCAGGACGAGATCGGCACGCCGTGGTGCGCCACTGTCGACGGCCAGACGCTCGAGGACGACACGGTGACTTTGCGCGACCGCGACACGCTCCAGCAGGTGCGCGTTCCTGCCGCCGCGCTGCGCGACGAGCTTGCCCGGCGCCTGCAGGCGCCGTGGACGCGGCCAGTGTGA
- a CDS encoding FmdB family zinc ribbon protein, which yields MPIYEYRCERGHTFEVMQRMSDEPLTSCSTCEAPARRVLHPVAVHFKGSGFYTTDYGRNRTKRIGGDAPEGESKSSGSSSDSSGSASDD from the coding sequence ATGCCGATCTACGAGTACCGCTGCGAGCGCGGACATACCTTCGAAGTGATGCAGCGCATGAGCGACGAGCCGCTCACGAGCTGCTCGACCTGCGAGGCGCCGGCACGGCGCGTGCTCCACCCGGTCGCCGTGCACTTCAAGGGCAGCGGCTTCTACACCACCGACTACGGGCGCAACCGCACCAAGCGCATCGGGGGTGACGCTCCCGAAGGCGAGTCGAAGAGCTCGGGGTCGAGCAGCGACAGCTCGGGTTCCGCGAGCGACGACTGA
- a CDS encoding LCP family protein: MAAAPQPPGPPQYRVYRARRFARTRTAGLEALRQRRKSGTPLRPRGPLTVGRVLRWLVVAAIGWVLLSLVLFLLSAQLEAGPGPETEQALGGGGNLLTGATVLVLGTDERTGASIDRSQTGPPRADSIMLMRASLGGVRKLSIPRDTYAEIPGHPAQKINAAFALGGAPLMIETVENFFGGAVRIDHVVQLDFADFPKLIDALGGITVENKSRICSPPFDNFWRGINFPKGKVHLDGQRALGFARVRKNRCAPNETDLNRAERQQEVVNAIRRRLLAPTTFFRLPLVAWRAPKALVTDMKGPALLALFADMAVGGSGGNAHVLEPSCLSCGPGSSIIVSEGAKRDALDYLLGR, from the coding sequence ATGGCCGCCGCGCCACAGCCACCCGGACCGCCGCAGTATCGCGTCTACCGCGCGCGCCGTTTCGCGCGCACGCGCACGGCCGGCCTCGAGGCACTACGACAGCGCCGCAAGAGCGGCACGCCGCTGCGGCCGCGCGGGCCGCTCACGGTCGGTCGCGTCTTGCGTTGGCTCGTGGTCGCTGCGATCGGCTGGGTGCTGCTGTCGCTCGTGCTCTTTTTGCTGAGCGCCCAGCTCGAGGCCGGTCCAGGACCGGAGACCGAGCAGGCGCTCGGCGGTGGCGGCAACCTCTTGACCGGGGCGACGGTGCTCGTACTCGGCACCGACGAGCGCACGGGCGCGTCGATCGACCGCTCCCAGACCGGGCCGCCGCGCGCCGATTCGATCATGCTCATGCGCGCCAGTCTCGGCGGCGTGCGCAAGCTGTCGATACCGCGCGACACGTACGCCGAGATCCCCGGCCATCCCGCGCAGAAGATCAACGCCGCCTTTGCGCTCGGGGGCGCGCCGCTCATGATCGAGACGGTCGAGAACTTCTTCGGGGGCGCGGTGCGCATCGACCACGTCGTGCAGCTCGACTTCGCCGACTTCCCGAAGCTGATCGACGCTCTCGGCGGAATCACGGTCGAGAACAAGTCGCGGATCTGCTCGCCGCCGTTCGACAACTTCTGGCGCGGGATCAACTTCCCGAAGGGCAAAGTCCACCTCGATGGCCAGCGGGCGCTCGGTTTCGCCCGTGTGCGCAAGAACCGCTGCGCCCCGAACGAGACCGACCTCAACCGCGCCGAACGGCAACAGGAGGTCGTAAACGCTATCCGCCGCCGCCTGCTGGCACCGACGACGTTTTTCCGCCTGCCGCTCGTTGCCTGGCGGGCACCGAAAGCGCTGGTCACGGACATGAAAGGGCCGGCGCTCCTGGCACTTTTCGCCGACATGGCAGTGGGCGGCTCCGGGGGCAACGCACACGTCCTCGAGCCCTCCTGCCTGTCCTGCGGCCCGGGCAGCAGCATCATCGTCTCCGAGGGCGCGAAGCGCGACGCCCTCGACTATCTGCTCGGTCGCTAG
- a CDS encoding ROK family protein — MAEPARDNEHPAGSAAGGSQRPVGEVRGCGARRGPVVGVDAGGTKVLAVRLGPDLAVERELLRQWQERSREAVIDLLLTVCRELVDGEDPLAFGFGLPALVPKERGAIPYSTHLPLEDVDFRALAEAALGRPVAVDNDVNCALRGEAALGAARGTRDAVMLTLGTGIGGAILCDGQLFRGARGFAGELGHIPVAGRTERCQGKCPGEGCLEAVASGGALDRAAREAAERGTIAALAARARRGEAVDGALVTELALAGDADCRALLATLGEQLGAGLVAVANAFDPEVIVIGGGLARAGELLLAPAKRVLRQRALPGIGDSVRVERAQLGERAGAVGAAIMALEMATGGSERSVTEGAAPSGGSDG; from the coding sequence TTGGCCGAACCTGCCCGCGACAACGAGCACCCCGCTGGGTCCGCGGCCGGCGGCTCGCAGCGGCCGGTCGGGGAGGTCCGCGGGTGCGGTGCGCGTCGAGGCCCGGTCGTCGGGGTCGATGCCGGCGGGACGAAGGTCCTGGCGGTGCGGCTCGGCCCCGATCTTGCCGTCGAGCGCGAGCTTCTGCGGCAGTGGCAGGAGCGCAGCCGCGAGGCGGTTATAGATCTCCTGTTGACGGTCTGTCGCGAGCTCGTGGATGGGGAGGATCCGCTCGCCTTCGGTTTCGGTCTGCCGGCGCTGGTACCGAAAGAGCGCGGCGCGATTCCATACTCGACGCACCTGCCGCTCGAGGACGTCGATTTTCGGGCGCTCGCCGAAGCGGCGCTTGGACGTCCCGTCGCCGTCGATAACGACGTCAACTGTGCGCTGCGCGGCGAGGCCGCACTCGGGGCCGCCCGGGGCACGCGCGACGCCGTCATGCTCACGCTCGGCACGGGTATCGGCGGAGCGATCCTCTGCGACGGGCAGCTCTTTCGCGGCGCGCGCGGCTTCGCGGGCGAGCTCGGCCACATCCCGGTCGCCGGGCGAACCGAGCGCTGTCAAGGGAAGTGTCCGGGCGAGGGTTGTCTAGAGGCCGTCGCCTCGGGCGGGGCGCTCGACCGTGCGGCGCGCGAGGCGGCCGAACGCGGGACGATCGCCGCCCTCGCCGCGCGTGCCCGCCGCGGGGAAGCTGTCGACGGCGCGCTCGTTACCGAGCTCGCGCTTGCAGGCGACGCCGACTGCCGGGCGCTGCTCGCGACGCTCGGCGAGCAGCTGGGCGCCGGTCTCGTCGCCGTTGCCAACGCTTTCGATCCCGAGGTGATCGTGATCGGTGGTGGACTGGCTCGCGCCGGCGAACTCCTGCTCGCGCCGGCGAAGCGAGTTTTGCGACAGCGGGCGCTGCCCGGCATAGGCGACTCGGTGCGCGTCGAGCGCGCCCAGCTCGGGGAGCGTGCCGGCGCCGTCGGTGCTGCGATCATGGCGTTAGAGATGGCGACCGGCGGCAGCGAGAGATCGGTTACGGAGGGTGCCGCGCCCAGCGGGGGCAGCGATGGCTGA
- the rsmI gene encoding 16S rRNA (cytidine(1402)-2'-O)-methyltransferase: MAEGRLIVCPTPIGNLEDVTLRVLSALRSADIVACEDTRRTRQLLDRYGVRAELVSYHEHNERERASELVARMQRGAVVALVSDAGMPLISDPGYLLVRACVAAGLPVEVLPGPSAATTALVASGFSSAEWHFAGFLPRKSGDLQRLLEQHRETVVAFESPKRLAATLATIAESDPERPVAVCRELTKLHEEVVRGTAAELAERYRDQVPKGEIALVIGPASGTSKTTVDERSVRAVKRLVAAGAKPRTAASVVAELTGASANDLYRAATSANGA, encoded by the coding sequence ATGGCTGAGGGCCGCTTGATCGTCTGTCCGACGCCGATCGGCAACCTCGAGGACGTCACGCTGCGGGTGCTCTCGGCTCTGCGGTCGGCCGACATCGTCGCTTGCGAAGACACCCGCCGCACGCGCCAGCTCCTCGACCGTTACGGCGTGCGCGCTGAGCTCGTCTCCTACCACGAGCACAACGAGCGCGAGCGTGCTAGCGAGCTCGTCGCGCGGATGCAGCGGGGGGCGGTGGTCGCGCTCGTGTCGGATGCCGGCATGCCGCTGATCTCCGATCCCGGTTACCTGCTTGTGCGCGCCTGTGTCGCCGCCGGCCTGCCGGTCGAGGTCCTGCCCGGCCCCTCGGCGGCGACGACCGCCCTCGTCGCTTCCGGGTTCAGCAGCGCCGAGTGGCATTTCGCTGGCTTCCTGCCGCGCAAGAGCGGAGATCTCCAACGGCTGCTCGAACAGCACCGCGAGACGGTTGTGGCGTTCGAGTCGCCGAAGCGCCTGGCAGCGACGCTGGCGACGATCGCCGAAAGCGACCCGGAGCGGCCGGTCGCTGTTTGCCGGGAACTGACGAAGTTGCATGAGGAGGTCGTGCGCGGGACTGCTGCCGAGCTCGCCGAGCGCTACCGCGACCAGGTGCCGAAGGGCGAGATAGCGCTTGTCATCGGGCCGGCCTCGGGTACGTCGAAGACGACGGTCGACGAGCGCTCCGTGCGCGCCGTGAAGCGTCTCGTCGCCGCCGGCGCCAAACCGCGTACCGCGGCGTCGGTCGTAGCGGAGCTGACCGGGGCGAGCGCCAACGATCTCTACCGCGCGGCAACGAGCGCAAACGGCGCGTAA
- the metG gene encoding methionine--tRNA ligase encodes MAYYVTTPIYYVNAEPHLGHAYTTIAADVLARHMRQRGEEVFFLTGTDEHGEPVAQAAERQGVSPRELADRNSERFRELARAVGATNDFFIRTTDAPHEHKVQELVQRIYDNGYVYRGSYEGWYCPRCADFKTASELAEGNRCPIHLVELEREREENWFFRLSAFQEPLEKLFRERPDFVKPEAKYNEARAFIEQGLQDLSLSRARLTWGVPVPWDPTQVIYVWVDALFNYYTALTYARPGEDLARTFWPPTVHLIAKDILKFHAVIWPALLLAAGLELPRRIFTHGYLLMDEHKMSKSLGNVIDPFQVIDTFGSDALRFYLLREVTFGQDGSISPEGFETRYTTELANELGNLASRTIAMVERYRAGRVPAGSVERGLTESFANLPETVARRLDDIDVSGALDEIWRRVKLLNRYVQDRRPWELAKQGNDGALDDVLYGLVDGLRVVAILAAPYLPDASARLLRALASENDGLAEAKLGAGAAGRSVASVGQLFPRVAGAPAG; translated from the coding sequence ATGGCCTACTACGTCACGACGCCGATCTACTACGTCAACGCCGAACCCCATCTGGGCCACGCCTACACCACGATCGCTGCCGACGTTCTGGCCCGCCACATGCGCCAGCGCGGCGAGGAAGTGTTCTTTCTCACGGGCACGGACGAGCACGGTGAGCCCGTCGCGCAGGCAGCCGAGCGACAGGGCGTCTCGCCGCGCGAGCTCGCCGACCGCAACTCGGAACGGTTTCGCGAGCTGGCACGGGCTGTCGGTGCCACCAACGACTTTTTCATCCGCACCACCGACGCCCCCCACGAGCACAAGGTCCAGGAGCTTGTGCAGCGCATCTACGACAACGGCTACGTCTACCGTGGCTCGTACGAGGGTTGGTACTGCCCACGCTGCGCCGACTTCAAGACCGCGAGCGAACTCGCCGAAGGCAACCGCTGTCCGATCCACCTCGTCGAGCTCGAGCGCGAGCGGGAAGAGAACTGGTTCTTCCGGCTCTCTGCGTTCCAGGAGCCGCTCGAGAAGCTTTTCCGCGAGCGTCCCGACTTCGTCAAGCCGGAGGCCAAGTACAACGAGGCGCGCGCCTTCATCGAACAGGGCTTGCAGGACCTGTCGCTGTCGCGCGCCCGCCTCACGTGGGGCGTGCCGGTGCCATGGGACCCGACGCAGGTGATCTACGTCTGGGTCGACGCTCTCTTCAACTACTACACCGCCCTCACCTATGCCCGCCCTGGCGAGGATCTCGCACGAACCTTCTGGCCGCCGACTGTCCACCTGATCGCGAAGGACATCCTCAAGTTCCACGCCGTCATCTGGCCTGCGCTGCTGCTCGCCGCGGGGCTCGAACTGCCCCGGCGAATCTTCACGCACGGGTACCTGTTGATGGACGAGCACAAGATGTCGAAGTCGCTCGGCAACGTGATCGATCCGTTCCAGGTGATCGACACCTTCGGTTCCGACGCGCTCCGCTTCTACCTCCTGCGCGAAGTGACGTTCGGGCAGGACGGATCGATCTCGCCCGAAGGGTTCGAGACGCGCTACACGACCGAGCTCGCCAACGAGCTCGGCAACCTCGCCAGCCGCACGATCGCGATGGTCGAGCGCTACCGCGCTGGGCGTGTTCCCGCCGGCAGCGTCGAACGTGGCTTGACGGAGTCCTTCGCGAACCTGCCCGAGACCGTGGCTCGGCGGCTCGACGACATCGACGTGAGCGGCGCGCTCGACGAGATCTGGCGGCGGGTCAAGCTCCTCAACCGATACGTGCAGGACCGGCGCCCCTGGGAGCTCGCCAAACAGGGCAACGACGGTGCGCTCGACGACGTGCTTTACGGGCTCGTCGACGGGTTGCGGGTGGTCGCGATTCTCGCCGCGCCGTACCTGCCCGACGCCAGCGCGCGCCTCTTGCGCGCCCTGGCTTCCGAGAACGACGGTCTCGCCGAAGCGAAGCTCGGCGCGGGCGCTGCGGGTCGTTCGGTCGCGAGCGTCGGCCAGTTGTTCCCGCGCGTCGCGGGGGCGCCTGCTGGATGA
- a CDS encoding TatD family hydrolase: MSDPRSRQASRSATGESTDGALSTPLALVDTHCHLDLCEGDAASVVQRAREAGVERIATVAIEPAGAGAALELATAHPEVHAIVGCHPNSASALDDAALAQLADSARHARVVAIGETGLDYYRERAPRATQVAAFRAQLELARELQLPVVVHARAASDDTLRVLADHDSATPVVLHCFGMPERVGECIERGYYCSFAGNVTYRNARDLQAAARQVPDELLLAETDAPFLSPQPLRGRPNEPANVAHTVATLAALRGDDPARLARQIADNARRVFGW, from the coding sequence ATGAGCGACCCCCGTTCGCGGCAAGCGAGCCGATCTGCGACCGGCGAGTCGACCGACGGCGCGCTGAGCACGCCGCTCGCGCTCGTCGACACCCACTGCCACCTCGATCTCTGCGAGGGCGATGCCGCCTCGGTGGTGCAACGGGCGCGAGAGGCGGGTGTCGAACGTATCGCGACGGTCGCGATCGAACCAGCCGGCGCTGGCGCAGCGCTCGAGCTCGCCACGGCCCACCCGGAAGTGCACGCGATCGTCGGCTGCCACCCCAACAGCGCGTCGGCGCTCGACGACGCTGCTCTCGCGCAGCTCGCCGACAGTGCACGCCACGCGCGCGTCGTTGCGATCGGCGAGACCGGGCTCGACTACTACCGTGAGCGCGCTCCGCGCGCCACGCAGGTCGCCGCTTTCCGCGCCCAGCTCGAGCTGGCGCGCGAGCTTCAGCTTCCGGTCGTCGTGCACGCCCGTGCCGCAAGCGACGACACGCTGCGCGTACTCGCCGACCACGACAGCGCGACCCCGGTCGTGCTCCACTGTTTCGGGATGCCGGAGCGGGTCGGCGAGTGCATCGAACGTGGCTACTACTGCTCGTTCGCCGGCAACGTCACCTACCGGAACGCCCGCGATCTGCAAGCAGCTGCTCGGCAGGTGCCCGACGAGCTCTTGCTCGCTGAGACCGACGCTCCCTTCCTGAGCCCGCAACCGCTCAGAGGGCGGCCCAACGAGCCGGCCAACGTCGCCCACACCGTGGCGACGCTCGCCGCGCTGCGCGGCGACGATCCCGCACGGCTCGCGCGACAGATCGCCGACAACGCGCGGCGAGTGTTCGGCTGGTGA